The stretch of DNA TTCTGTCAACAGATTTCTAGCTGCTACTAGATATACAGCCAGGGAAGGATTCAAACACTTGTATTCTCCAGCAATTTGTTTTAAGACAAGCATTGAATCTCCCAAGATTTCCACGGATTGGACTCCTAACTCTACCAACATTTCAAGCCCTATGATCAAAGCTTCATACTCGGCCCTGTTGTTCGTGCACTGGAAATCTAACTGGAAGGAATAGCAATGTCTGATCCCCAATGGTTCCTCTAGAACAACCCCAGCTCCTGAAGCCTTATCTGTCTTTGATCCATCAAAATATAGTTTCCAAGGCATAAGATGAATCGAATAGATTGGATTGTTAAGGCAAACATGAGCCCTGGTTAGCAGATTTGCATTTGCTATGTCCAAAGAGtccatgttttcaatttcctctCCTGGGTGATCTGCTAGGAAGTCTGCCACAGCTTGCCCCTTGACAGCTTTCTGGGGGACATACCTAAGGGTGAATTCTGTCAAAGCCAAAGTCCATTTCCCAATTCTGCCTCTCAGCATTGGTCTTGTCAACATATACTTGATCAAGTCTGTCTTGGCGATGATATAGATAGTGTGTGGCAGCATATAATGTCTGAGTTTTACAGCAGTAAAATACAAGGCCAGACAAAGCCTTTCTATTGCGGAATACCTTCTCTCCACTTCTGTCAGTGTTCTGCTTAGATAGTAAACTGCCTGCTCCTTTCCTTCCTTGTTGTCCTGGACTAGCAGACTTCCAATGGACACTTCTGATGCAGATACATAGAGTTTGAGTGGTCTGCCTCTCTTTAGTGGGGACAGAACTGGTGGATTTGAGAGGTAATCTTTTATCTCTTGGAATGCCCGTTGGTGCTGTTCTTCCCATTTGAATGTTTGTTCCTGTTTTAGTCTTAACAGGGAAGAAAAAGGCTGAATCTTTCCTGCGGAATTAGATATGAATCTCCttagaaaattgatttttcctAGGAGACTCTGAAGTTCCTTTTTGTTCCGAGGTGGTAGGGCTTCCATGATGGACTTTGCTTTATTCTTGTCAACTTCTATGCGTCTGTGGTGAACCAAGAATCCTAAGAAATTTCCTGCCTggactccaaaaacacattttttggggttcattTTTAGCTTGTGCTGCCTCATTCTTAGGAATGCCTTCCTTAGACTTGATATGTGGTCTCCTTCCTCAGGAGACTTAATCACCACATCATCTATGTATACTTCTAAAGAATGTCCTATCATATCATGAAAAATGGAATTCATTGCCCTTTGATAGGTAGCACCCGCGTTTCTTAAACCGAAAGGCATTACAATATATTCGAAAGCACCTATATGCCCTGGACACATGAAGGCTGTCTTGTGGATGTCTTGTTCTGCCATCATGATCTGGTTATAACCTGCATTACCATCCATGAAAGATAGCATCTGGTTATGAGCAGCTCCGTCTATtagcatgtctgccattggcATAGGATATTCGTCTTTGGGAGATGCTTCATTCAAATTCCTGTAATCCACACATATTCTAACTCcccctgtttttcttttgaggacAGGTACAATATTTGCTAGCCAATCGACATATATGGCTGGTCTGATGAATCCTGCCTTGAGCAGCCTTTCTATCTCTTCCTTGACCTTCAGTTCTGTGTCCATGGACATTCTTCTCCTAGCCTGTTTAACTGGAAGGTAGCCATCTTTGATTGGCAGTTTGTGTTCTACTAGCTGTCTGTCCAGTCCTGGCATCTCGTGATAGTGCCAAGCAAAACAATCTCTGAACTCCTGCAAAAGTGCCATGAGTTCAGACTTGAGTGGTTCTTCTAAAAGTGTGCTGATGAAAGTAGGTCTTGGATCTTCTTCTGTGCCtaagtttatttcttgtaGAGGATCCTCCACTTCTGGCAGGGAGTCATCCAATGCTGCCGGTGCAAAATCTAATACTTCCTCCTGTaaaacttcctcttcttgcTTCTTCGTACTTTCGTGCGTGAATTCTGCCATATTGGCGGCCGGATTCTGTATAAAAAACTTCCTTTCTTCCCAGTATATCAACAATCTTTTTGTGATGGATTGGATTGTTGTAGCTCGATCCTTGTTCTGTTGATTGGGACTAATCATCAGAGTTCTTAGCGTAGAAAGGTCTATTCCAGTCCTCCAGAGAATTGGCTAGACCTTCTTCAATGAGCCTTTGGGCCGTGACACCATGGGGGCGGCCGTTCTGGGTGACTccaaagaaagtaaaaggaccGAGGTCGTCATGATAATACCTTGCTTCAAGACACATGGCAGAGGGTAGGAATGGCCGTGGATCGGCCTCTACAATCTCCATTTGGCCTTCATCATTCCATAGTGCTAGCTGCTGGTGGAGGGTGGAAGGAACACAAAAGCTCTGGTGGATCCAATCCCTGCCAAGTAGTGCATTGTAAGTGGTGGAAGTGGTATCTATCACAAAGAATGCTATTTTCAATTCCTTGCTTCCAACTATAACGTCCACGTCTAAGATGCCATGGATTTTTGTAATGCCCCCAGCAAAGTTGGTGACGGTCAAACGTGTTGGGATTAAATCCTTCTCTGTTCTGCCCATCTTGCTCAGCATTCTGTGGGGTAATAGATTAATGGCTGCACCTCCATCTATCATGATTTTGGAAATAGGGATGCCCCCGAGGTTAGCAGTTATAAACAAAGGCCTGAGGTGGTTTGCCATTTCTCTGGTTGGTTTGGGGAAACAAAACTGCTCTGCCGCTGGGTTTTTACAAGTTCCGCCTGTTCTGACGTTGTCCTCCTGTTGTTCTGGTATCTCCTTTGTTTCCGCCAGTCTGCACTCAAAGCTTTCTTGAGAGAAAACATCTCCCTCCAAGGTGCTTTCTTGCCCCTCGGCGGCCCTGAATTTTTCTGGTAGGATGAATACCATGTTAACTCCCAAGTCACTCTGCAGTAAGTCTTCTAACTCTGCGCCAAAAGCCTCTGTTTCTGCATCCAATTCTTCCTCAAATTCCATCAGTTCTTCCCCGTATTCTTCGGTCCAATCATCTTGTTCCTCAGTTCCGAGGGGTTCATTCTGTCCTTCTGCAAATGTTCCATAGTCCAATTGTTCCTCTTCATACTCCTCCGTGGGGTCGTCTTCCCCTTGCTGCGGGGTAACCTCGGATTTGCCTTGTGTCTGCATGATGTGGAGATGACTACCTGATGATGAGGCTGGATGGGCAGGAGGTCTGGCGGAAAGTTCTGTCCCCAGTGGTTTTCTTGAGTGACAAGCTTTCTGTTCTGTCTGGGGAAGTGCTTCAGAATTCTCTCCTCCCCCGGCAGAATTGGTCTCTGAATGCACCTGCGTGTTATTCTGGCTCTTAAGATGTGTGCAGTACTGCCTCTGGATTCTTCTTCTCTGAGTTCTGGTCAACTCCAGAGTTGGTCTACCGCTTTTTCCTACGGAGTACCACCTGCCCTCGATTATTGTTGCTAAGGGCTTTTCATTCCCGGGTGCCTTGATTGATGTCTCCTTCCTGGGCTGTTCTACCTTCCTTCCGCTGTATTGCGAAGGTCTGAAATGGTTCCTATGTCTTGCTTTGCCCTGGGGTGAGGTTCCAATCCTATCAAAGACACTAGGTGTGGGTTGATTCTGCTTGTCTAAAACCACTTCTAGCTCCGTTTCACACTTGCACCTGCTACAAAGGACTACCCCAGCTGATATGGTGGCTCTTGGTTTCTGGCTGGTCTCCCTTATGATCCTTCTGCCTCTGCTACAACTAGCATCTGTCATTGGCTGAGTTTCTCTCTGTTCTGGCCAATTCAAGTTGACCATATTGACTTGCGGTTGGGGGAAAGGATCTGTCGTGACCGATGGCGGTTTTTCCGCCAATTTCAGCCTTCCTGCCGTTATTCCTTCTTGTATTACGTCCCTGAAAACGACACAACTACTGGTAGAATGATTCCAAGAGTTGTGCCACCTACAGTACTGCCTGCCCTTGAGCTCTTCTGGCTTGGGTATTCTGTGAGGCGTTTCTATTGCCTTCTGCAGTAGCATTTCATCGAACAAAGCATCAACCTTGGTTAAATCAAAAGAGTAAACCTTGTTCTGCATTGGTTTGTTGGGAACGAATCCTCCCGTGAATGGTGGTGGCTTTTGGTCTTTAGGTGGCTTTGTAAGGGCTTTGCAACTAATAGGATGTTTTAGTTTTGCCATTTCTGCCACCGAAACCTCTTTCTGTTCTGACTCTTCTGTGTCCTCCTGTGATTCCACCCCAATCAGGTGGACTGAAGAGGAAGGGGATTTGTAATAAGTGCCTTTAGAGGAGTTCCTTCTCTGTTGTTCCTCTCTGAGCAGCTCCTCATATTTGGAAGCCTTATCAGCCAATTCTGCCAGGTCCCCGAACAATATCCCGTCGAACCTCTTTCTGAGAGAGATTTTAAGGGCAGCTTGGGCCATCTGGATGAAATGTCTCTCCTCCATGGGGATTCGGCActtcattttgagctttctgaaCCTGGTTATGAAGTCTTGGGCTGGTTCATCTTCGCTTTGCTTGAGGGCGGCCAAGTCACTAATGGTGACTTCTGGCTGGACCCTGTAATAATAGTCATGGAAGATGTTCTCCATCTGTTCTCAAGTCTGCACAGAATTGGCTGGCAGGCTAGTGTACCAGGTGAAAGCCTGTCCAGAGAGAGAATTGCCGAAGAGTCTTAGTTTCAACAAAGGGTTGTTCTCAATAGCTATGCATTGGACGGAGAACCTGCCTATATGTTCAACTGAGGAAGCATGGGAATCTTCCCCGTTGAACAGAGTGAAGTTTGGTACTTTGAAGCCTGGAGGTAATGGTATTTGATCAATGTAGGCTGGATATGGTTTCCTGTATGTAGGCCTTTCACCCCTTCTGGCCTCGGGTTCCATGATTTCCCTGATCATTCTCTGCAATGCCCCTATGTCATTCAAAGCGTTGACGGGGGGAGGATTCTGTCCCTGTTCTGCCTGAATGTAATCGATTCTGGGCTCCATTCTGTATGGTCTGAGTGGAGGTTCTTCTCTGTGCCCTTCCTGCTCTTCGATATCTAGGTGATTCCTCCAGTTTGCCCCTGGTCTATTCCTGTCCTGGTTAGCAAAAAGGTTATTCCCCCCTCTGCCCCTTCTCCCTCTTGCGGGTGGAGGGAATGGATTAGGGTCCATCCTTCTGGGTCTATATGGCAATACTGCTGGTGGTTCTGGCTGAAATGCCAAAGGTTGATCATGCTGGGCCGCCAAGGGTGGAATGGGCTGAGGTTCTGGCTGGTTCCGCTGAACCAATGCAAGGTCATTTGGTCGGGC from Prunus dulcis unplaced genomic scaffold, ALMONDv2, whole genome shotgun sequence encodes:
- the LOC117613685 gene encoding uncharacterized protein LOC117613685, which codes for MAEFTHESTKKQEEEVLQEEVLDFAPAALDDSLPEVEDPLQEINLGTEEDPRPTFISTLLEEPLKSELMALLQEFRDCFAWHYHEMPGLDRQLVEHKLPIKDGYLPVKQARRRMSMDTELKVKEEIERLLKAGFIRPAIYVDWLANIVPVLKRKTGGVRICVDYRNLNEASPKDEYPMPMADMLIDGAAHNQMLSFMDGNAGYNQIMMAEQDIHKTAFMCPGHIGAFEYIVMPFGLRNAGATYQRAMNSIFHDMIGHSLEVYIDDVVIKSPEEGDHISSLRKAFLRMRQHKLKMNPKKCVFGVQAGNFLGFLVHHRRIEVDKNKAKSIMEALPPRNKKELQSLLGKINFLRRFISNSAGKIQPFSSLLRLKQEQTFKWEEQHQRAFQEIKDYLSNPPVLSPLKRGRPLKLYVSASEVSIGSLLVQDNKEGKEQAVYYLSRTLTEVERRYSAIERLCLALYFTAVKLRHYMLPHTIYIIAKTDLIKYMLTRPMLRGRIGKWTLALTEFTLRYVPQKAVKGQAVADFLADHPGEEIENMDSLDIANANLLTRAHVCLNNPIYSIHLMPWKLYFDGSKTDKASGAGVVLEEPLGIRHCYSFQLDFQCTNNRAEYEALIIGLEMLVELGVQSVEILGDSMLVLKQIAGEYKCLNPSLAVYLVAARNLLTEFREATWEHIPREENFAANELAQVASGIQMPEDCVQRIIKIGRKSLPSVLTRGMEIEVNSALITKDDWREPIMTYLQYPTLPSERRVRIMATNYLMWNEDLVRKSKDEVLLRCLGKTEYMKVMGETHEGIYGAHQGGRKMCWLIRRYGYFWPTMLKDCINYSKGCEACQRHGPIQQAPSVPMNPVVKPWPFRGWAMDLIGKIYPASSQQHCFIIVATDYFTKWVEAKPIKTTTSQEIITFIEEQIIQRFGIPESIPTDRGSSFISRDMLDMAETFKFKLLQSTPYYAQANGQAESSNKVIINIIRKMLEKNPKQWHEKLSDTLWAYRTSKREAT